In the genome of Pseudomonas putida, one region contains:
- the msbA gene encoding lipid A export permease/ATP-binding protein MsbA, with product MAETPLPAEQTSSLKIYFRLLSYVKPYIGIFLLSIVGFVIFASTQPMLAGILKYFVDGLSDPQAVLFPDVPYLKDMQLLQAVPLLIILIAAWQGLGSFLGNFYLAKVSLGLVHDLRVELFNKLLVLPNRYFDSHNSGHLISRITFNVTMVTGAATDAIKVVIREGLTVVFLFAYLLWMNWKLTLVMVAILPVIALMVSTASKKFRKQSKKIQVAMGDVTHVASETIQGYRVVRSFGGEAYEQRRFSNASQSNTDKQLRMTKTGALYTPMLQLVIYSAMAALMFLVLFLRGDASAGDLVAYITAAGLLPKPIRQLSEVSSTIQKGLAGAESIFEQLDEKPEVDTGTVEKDKVEGRLEVRNLSFTYPGTERQVLSDISFTAEPGQMIALVGRSGSGKSTLAALIPRFYHHDQGQILLDGVEIEQYRLRNLRRHVSQVTQHVTLFNDTVANNVAYGDLAGAPREAIEAAAADAYAKDFVDQLPKGFDTEVGENGVLLSGGQRQRLAIARALLKNAPLLILDEATSALDTESERHIQAALDHVMEGRTTLVIAHRLSTIEKADLILVMDQGRLVERGTHAELLQANGHYARLHAMGLDEPEKADIT from the coding sequence ATGGCCGAAACACCGCTACCGGCGGAGCAAACCTCCAGCCTGAAGATCTACTTCCGGCTGCTGAGCTACGTCAAACCCTATATCGGCATTTTCTTGCTGAGTATCGTGGGTTTCGTGATCTTCGCCTCCACCCAGCCCATGCTGGCGGGGATTCTCAAGTATTTCGTCGATGGATTGAGCGATCCGCAGGCGGTCCTGTTCCCCGACGTCCCCTACCTCAAAGACATGCAGCTGCTGCAGGCCGTGCCGTTGCTGATCATCTTGATCGCTGCCTGGCAGGGCCTGGGCTCGTTCCTGGGCAACTTTTACCTGGCCAAGGTATCCCTGGGGCTGGTGCATGACCTACGGGTGGAGTTGTTCAACAAACTGTTGGTGCTGCCGAACCGCTACTTCGATAGCCACAACTCCGGTCACCTGATTTCCCGCATCACCTTCAACGTGACCATGGTCACCGGCGCCGCCACCGACGCGATCAAGGTAGTGATCCGTGAAGGCTTGACCGTGGTGTTCCTGTTCGCCTACCTGCTGTGGATGAACTGGAAGCTGACGTTGGTGATGGTTGCCATCCTGCCGGTCATCGCCCTGATGGTCAGCACCGCCAGCAAGAAGTTTCGCAAGCAGAGCAAGAAGATCCAGGTGGCCATGGGTGATGTCACCCATGTGGCCTCCGAGACCATCCAAGGTTATCGCGTGGTCCGCAGCTTCGGCGGCGAGGCCTACGAGCAGCGCCGCTTCAGCAACGCCAGCCAGAGCAACACCGACAAGCAACTGCGCATGACCAAGACCGGTGCGTTGTATACGCCGATGCTGCAACTGGTGATCTACAGCGCCATGGCCGCGCTGATGTTCCTGGTGCTGTTCCTGCGCGGCGATGCCTCGGCCGGTGATCTGGTGGCCTACATCACCGCCGCAGGCCTGCTGCCCAAGCCGATTCGCCAGCTTTCGGAAGTCAGCTCGACCATTCAGAAGGGCTTGGCCGGCGCCGAGAGTATCTTCGAGCAACTGGACGAGAAGCCCGAGGTGGACACCGGTACCGTGGAGAAGGACAAGGTCGAAGGCCGTCTGGAGGTGCGCAACCTCAGCTTCACCTACCCAGGGACCGAGCGCCAGGTACTGAGCGATATCAGCTTCACCGCCGAGCCTGGGCAGATGATCGCCCTGGTGGGGCGCTCCGGCAGCGGCAAGTCCACGTTGGCGGCGCTGATTCCTCGCTTCTACCACCATGATCAAGGACAGATCCTGCTCGATGGCGTGGAAATCGAGCAGTACCGCCTGCGCAACCTGCGCCGGCATGTGTCCCAGGTGACTCAGCATGTCACCCTGTTCAACGACACTGTCGCCAACAACGTCGCCTATGGTGACCTGGCCGGCGCGCCGCGTGAGGCGATCGAGGCCGCGGCCGCCGATGCCTACGCCAAGGATTTCGTTGACCAACTGCCCAAGGGTTTCGACACCGAGGTCGGCGAGAATGGCGTGCTGCTCTCCGGCGGTCAGCGCCAGCGCCTGGCGATCGCCCGCGCGCTGCTCAAGAACGCGCCGCTGCTGATCCTCGACGAGGCAACCTCGGCGCTGGACACCGAATCCGAGCGGCATATCCAGGCGGCGTTGGACCACGTGATGGAAGGCCGCACCACCTTGGTGATCGCTCACCGTCTGTCGACCATCGAGAAGGCCGACCTGATCCTGGTCATGGACCAGGGACGTCTGGTGGAGCGCGGCACCCATGCCGAGCTGCTCCAGGCCAATGGCCATTATGCCCGCCTGCACGCCATGGGGCTGGACGAGCCTGAAAAGGCCGATATCACCTGA